A single genomic interval of Lathyrus oleraceus cultivar Zhongwan6 chromosome 7, CAAS_Psat_ZW6_1.0, whole genome shotgun sequence harbors:
- the LOC127103235 gene encoding DEAD-box ATP-dependent RNA helicase 15-like — MRNFTSDQRSNAVGISQSLAMAYVMDQKAMLLQQSTWQNNVRMNNLVEQIHGPLSSIQSLSKILSTQTKKSQISHDIVEDILVLGDRSRDVLHQLQDVVYVTKTNIMRHNEEAIKEMNHMLAESEKTQLLDSSLVDKLLVECNFPSICIHSGMSQEERLKRYKGFKEGHTRILVATDLVGRGIDIERVNIVTNYDMPDSADTYLHRVGRAGRFGTKGLAITFVSCSSDVDVLNNVQSRFEVDIKQLPEQIDTSTYMPPLSSGNPPQAAVAVAATSSPNETVGSITQTDQGKSSCSDQYPEISL; from the coding sequence ATGCGCAACTTCACTTCCGATCAAAGATCAAATGCCGTTGGTATTTCACAGTCTCTGGCTATGGCATATGTTATGGATCAGAAAGCAATGTTACTTCAGCAATCAACATGGCAAAATAATGTCAGGATGAATAATTTGGTTGAGCAAATCCATGGTCCACTTTCAAGCATTCAATCCTTGAGTAAAATCCTGTCTACACAAACAAAGAAAAGTCAGATTTCACATGACATTGTTGAGGATATCTTGGTGCTAGGTGATCGCTCGAGGGATGTTCTCCATCAACTTCAGGATGTTGTATATGTGACGAAGACTAATATTATGCGCCACAATGAAGAAGCAATCAAGGAAATGAATCACATGCTTGCTGAATCAGAAAAAACTCAATTGTTAGATAGTTCTCTAGTGGACAAGCTGCTTGTGGAATGCAACTTTCCATCTATATGCATTCATTCTGGAATGTCCCAGGAAGAAAGGTTGAAGCGTTATAAAGGTTTTAAGGAGGGACATACCAGGATTCTTGTAGCAACCGATTTGGTTGGCAGAGGAATTGACATTGAACGCGTGAATATTGTGACAAACTATGACATGCCTGACTCTGCAGACACATACTTACACAGAGTTGGCCGAGCTGGAAGGTTTGGCACCAAAGGCCTTGCAATTACATTTGTTTCATGTTCATCCGATGTTGACGTTCTCAATAATGTTCAGTCCCGGTTTGAGGTGGATATAAAACAGCTTCCTGAGCAGATTGATACATCTACATACATGCCACCACTTTCATCCGGAAATCCACCTCAAgctgctgttgctgttgcggCAACCAGTTCGCCTAATGAAACCGTCGGCTCAATTACACAAACTGACCAAGGAAAATCTTCATGTTCAGACCAATACCCCGAAATTTCACTGTAG